The following are encoded in a window of Artemia franciscana chromosome 5, ASM3288406v1, whole genome shotgun sequence genomic DNA:
- the LOC136027743 gene encoding ankyrin-1-like yields MCRLLVSKGALIDALDVDGRTPLHLAVRENCKRIKAGDKPQTVKLLISRGASTDILDKHGRTPLHYAAIDNKLDCCHLLVSKGAKIDISDDYTRKTPLHLALEHGLISIASYLLEKGANINLKYGRIANRYECKYTPLHFAVAKFNLDMCQFLLSKGAHVNALDDKGCTPLHWALKESGAPRDVVEIIELLLSKGASTDILDKYGSAPLHYATRYNKLNCCHLLVSKGAQIDISDDYKRTTPLHLALECGYISIASYLLDKGANINLKYGGIVSRYEWKYAPLHFAVAEFNLDMCQFLLSKGAHVDVLDDNRSTPLHWAVKKPGFQRDKVEIVELLLSNGAHVDALDDERRTPLHWALKNPWGPRDNVEIVEMLLSKGVSIHASDHIGLTPLHHAAMKDNLHVCMLLVSEGAHINALDNNKFTPLHWAVDNGKISAANYLLEKGANINLKTCNRKHRGQTPLHFAAGQGRLEMCRLLVSKGALINALDVKKRTPLHCAVKKNDSFVTSFRGTVFPKAGDKIKIVKLLLSRGATVDALDEDALTPLAIALSDRNFAVAEYLLEKKAIYQPNKKDKYRVLLEDQIKKCNTDEETTMKLYSRVCNLALNEYDSLKSICRHVIVNNMCHVKLSDWFDMPLRLKIFLTFEEELQLCFKRSPLK; encoded by the coding sequence ATGTGTCGGTTACTTGTTTCAAAGGGTGCACTTATAGATGCTTTAGATGTTGATGGGCGGACTCCTTTGCACTTGGCTGTGAGAGAAAATTGTAAGAGAATAAAAGCAGGAGACAAACCACAAACTGTCAAGTTACTTATTTCAAGAGGTGCATCTACTGATATTTTAGATAAGCATGGGCGTACACCGTTACATTATGCTGCAATTGATAACAAACTAGATTGTTGTCATTTACTAGTTTCAAAGGGTGCAAAAATAGACATTTCAGATGATTATACAAGGAAGACTCCTTTACATTTAGCCTTAGAACATGGGCTTATATCCATAGCTAGTTATCTTTTAGAAAAGGGAGCAAATATCAATTTGAAGTATGGCAGAATTGCCAATAGGTATGAATGTAAATATACACCCTTACATTTTGCTGTTGCAAAATTTAATCTAGACATGTGTCAGTTTCTGCTTTCAAAAGGTGCACATGTAAACGCTTTAGACGATAAAGGGTGTACTCCATTACATTGGGCTTTGAAAGAATCCGGGGCTCCACGAGATGTAGTAGAAATTATAGAGTTGCTTCTTTCAAAAGGTGCATCTACTGATATTTTAGATAAGTATGGGAGTGCACCGTTACATTATGCTACAAGGTATAACAAACTAAATTGTTGTCATTTActagtttcaaagggtgctCAAATAGACATTTCAGATGATTATAAAAGGACGACTCCTTTACATTTAGCCTTAGAATGTGGCTATATATCCATAGCTAGTTATCTTTTAGACAAGGGAGCAAATATCAATTTGAAGTATGGCGGAATTGTCAGTAGGTATGAATGGAAATATGCACCCTTACATTTTGCTGTTGCAGAGTTTAATCTAGACATGTGTCAGTTTCTGCTTTCAAAAGGTGCACATGTAGACGTTTTAGACGATAATAGGAGCACTCCATTACATTGGGCTGTCAAAAAACCCGGATTTCAACGAGATAAAGTAGAAATTGTAGAGTTGCTTCTTTCGAATGGTGCACATGTAGACGCTTTAGACGATGAAAGGAGGACTCCATTACATTGGGCTTTAAAAAACCCCTGGGGTCCACGAGATAATGTAGAAATTGTAGAGATGCTGCTTTCAAAAGGCGTATCTATACATGCTTCAGATCACATAGGGCTTACACCATTACACCATGCTGCCATGAAGGACAACCTACATGTTTGCATGTTACTTGTTTCTGAGGGTGCACATATAAACGCCTTAGACAATAATAAGTTCACTCCTTTACATTGGGCCGTAGACAACGGAAAAATATCTGCAGCTAACTATCTTTTAGAAAAGGGTGCAAACATCAACCTGAAGACTTGCAATCGGAAACATCGCGGACAAACACCTTTACACTTTGCTGCTGGACAAGGTAGACTCGAGATGTGTCGTTTACTTGTTTCAAAGGGTGCACTTATAAATGCCTTAGATGTTAAAAAGCGTACTCCCTTACATTgtgctgtgaaaaaaaatgatagttttGTAACTAGTTTTCGCGGAACAGTCTTTCCAAAAGCaggagataaaataaaaattgtcaagtTACTTCTTTCAAGAGGTGCAACTGTAGATGCTTTAGATGAAGATGCGTTGACGCCTTTAGCCATAGCTTTGTCTGATAGAAACTTTGCTGTAGCTGAATAtctgttagaaaaaaaagcaatttatcagccaaataaaaaagacaagtataGAGTATTGCTAGaggatcaaataaaaaaatgcaatacAGATGAAGAAACTACAATGAAGTTATATTCTAGAGTATGCAACCTTGCCCTTAATGAATATGATTCTCTGAAATCAATATGCCGGCATGTTATCGTAAATAATATGTGTCATGTCAAATTAAGTGATTGGTTCGACATGCCACTCCgtttaaaaatattcttgacTTTTGAGGAAGAGCTTCAACTTTGCTTTAAGAGATCACCTCTTAAATAG
- the LOC136027744 gene encoding ankyrin-3-like → MREDYKTFVKSHDHNLESSMDNCVSKVVNSATVGISEPNSSMTVDAKQMKTWNRSFGDTNTSIPVETESISTRLKSRKSHLEKNISHSLRKAVSLRKKKTRDKDSENSRVFMVARISTRLHEEPGAYISKIKGPGKRFEQARDASYKAVISKQRKSHDLSLPNSSGSSSHNKAEYISTQLRDEPSVSVSKLEVSRKRPFEEMSDPATKAENPKQRKTSDLNFENVSRSLPIKTECSFTELPDKSDKCNSKIKLSRKSEPSRKRDFEEMSDPAAKAENPKQRKTSDLNFENVSRSLPIKTECSFAELPDKSDKCNSKNNLSRKSEPSRKRDFAVMKNPGSKAINKKKRKMCNLSFQNSSAFAPVKAKCISVRLLGTYSCEIESSKKSCVREPLHDAAAEGKLDMCQLLLSKGAGIDTLDNKGYTPLHWAAKRGQICVAKYLLKKGANLHLKSKKFEDCGQTPLHVAAAQGNIGMCQLLVSKGADIHALDNKRLAPLHLAVKEEKIFETRKKAEEKQEIVKLLLSKRASVGAADKDGLKPLHYAAERSNLDIFQLLYSKKFRYLKSCFTFTSLHWAAKKGQISVATYLLERVQTST, encoded by the coding sequence ATGAGAGAAGATTACAAAACGTTTGTCAAAAGTCACGATCATAACCTAGAATCATCTATGGATAACTGTGTTTCTAAGGTGGTAAATTCCGCTACTGTGGGAATAAGTGAGCCAAATTCCAGCATGACTGTAGatgcaaaacaaatgaaaacttggaacagaAGTTTTGGAGATACAAACACGTCCATACCTGTCGAGACAGAAAGTATTTCCACCAGATTAAAGTCAAGAAAAagtcatttagaaaaaaatattagccaCAGTCTCAGAAAGGCTGTtagtttgagaaaaaagaaaactcgaGACAAGGACTCTGAAAATTCGAGGGTATTTATGGTTGCACGTATTTCTACCAGATTACATGAGGAACCTGGTGCATACATTTCTAAAATTAAGGGGCCAGGAAAGCGTTTTGAACAAGCAAGGGACGCAAGTTACAAGGCTgtaatttcaaaacaaagaaaaagtcaTGATTTGAGCTTGCCAAATTCAAGTGGGTCTAGTAGTCATAACAAGGCAGAATATATTTCCACCCAATTACGTGATGAACCAAGTGTAAGCGTTTCTAAGCTTGAAGTGTCTAGAAAAAGGCCTTTTGAAGAGATGAGTGACCCAGCCACCAAGGCTGAGAatccaaaacaaagaaaaacaagtgaTTTGAACTTTGAAAATGTCAGTAGGTCATTGCCTATCAAGACGGAATGTAGTTTCACCGAATTGCCTGACAAATCGGACAAATGCAATtctaaaattaaactttcaagaAAAAGTGAACCATCAAGAAAAAGGGATTTTGAAGAGATGAGTGACCCAGCCGCCAAGGCTGAGAatccaaaacaaagaaaaacaagtgaTTTGAACTTTGAAAATGTCAGTAGGTCTTTGCCTATCAAGACGGAATGTAGTTTCGCCGAATTGCCTGACAAATCGGACAAATgcaattctaaaaataatctttcaagAAAAAGTGAACCATCAAGAAAAAGGGATTTTGCAGTAATGAAAAACCCAGGTAGCAaagctataaataaaaaaaaaagaaaaatgtgtaatttgaGCTTTCAAAATTCAAGCGCGTTTGCACCTGTCAAGGCTAAATGTATTTCAGTACGATTATTGGGCACATATAGTTGTGAAATTGaatcttcaaaaaaaagttgTGTACGAGAACCTTTACACGATGCTGCTGCAGAAGGTAAACTAGACATGTGCCAGTTACTTCTTTCAAAAGGTGCAGGCATAGACACATTAGACAATAAAGGTTATACTCCTTTACATTGGGCCGCAAAAAGGGGGCAAATATGCGTTgctaaatatcttttaaaaaagggaGCAAACCTtcatttaaaatctaaaaaatttgaagattgTGGACAAACACCTTTACACGTTGCTGCTGCACAAGGTAATATCGGCATGTGTCAGTTACTTGTTTCAAAAGGTGCAGATATACATGCTTTAGATAACAAAAGACTTGCTCCTTTACACTTGGCCGTGaaagaagagaaaatttttgaaactagaaaaaaagcagaagaaaaacaagaaattgtCAAGTTACTTCTTTCAAAAAGGGCATCTGTAGGGGCTGCAGATAAGGATGGGCTTAAACCGTTGCATTATGCTGCCGAACGGAGCAATCTAgatatttttcagttactttatTCAAAGAAATTCAGATACTTGAAGAGTTGTTTTACATTTACATCTTTACATTGGGCCGCAAAAAAAGGGCAAATATCTGTAGCTACCTATCTTTTAGAAAGGGTGCAAACATCAACCTGA